A region of Streptomyces sp. NBC_01788 DNA encodes the following proteins:
- the folP gene encoding dihydropteroate synthase, whose product MSNFSGRGRVAGLPAWGRCAVMGVVNVTPDSFSDGGRWFDTTIAVKHGLDLVAQGADLVDVGGESTRPGASRVDEAEELRRVIPVVRGLAAEGVTISVDTMRARVAEQALAAGAALVNDVSGGLADPAMIPVVADAGAPFVVMHWRGFLEGGNVRGVYEDVVTEVVDELHARVEAVLEGGIAADRVVVDPGLGFSKEAGHDLALLARLDRLRGLGHPVLVAASRKRFLGQVLAGPEGAPPPARERDAATAAVSALAAHAGAWAVRVHEVRATADAVRVARAVEQARTPAGPADRPAEGDR is encoded by the coding sequence GGCGGGCCTTCCGGCGTGGGGCCGGTGCGCGGTCATGGGGGTCGTGAACGTGACCCCCGACTCCTTCTCCGACGGAGGCCGCTGGTTCGACACGACCATCGCCGTCAAGCACGGCCTGGACCTGGTCGCCCAGGGCGCGGACCTGGTCGACGTCGGCGGCGAGTCCACCCGGCCCGGCGCCAGCCGCGTCGACGAGGCGGAGGAGCTGCGGCGCGTCATCCCCGTGGTGCGCGGCCTCGCCGCCGAGGGCGTCACGATCTCCGTCGACACCATGCGCGCCCGCGTCGCCGAGCAGGCGCTCGCGGCCGGTGCCGCCCTCGTCAACGACGTCAGCGGCGGCCTCGCGGATCCCGCGATGATCCCCGTGGTCGCGGACGCGGGCGCGCCCTTCGTTGTCATGCACTGGCGCGGCTTCCTGGAGGGCGGCAACGTCCGCGGGGTGTACGAGGACGTCGTCACCGAGGTCGTCGACGAGCTCCACGCGCGCGTGGAGGCCGTCCTGGAGGGCGGGATCGCCGCCGACCGCGTCGTCGTCGACCCCGGCCTCGGCTTCTCCAAGGAGGCCGGGCACGACCTCGCGCTCCTGGCCCGCCTCGACCGCCTGCGCGGGCTCGGCCACCCCGTGCTGGTCGCCGCCTCCCGCAAGCGCTTCCTCGGGCAGGTGCTGGCCGGCCCGGAGGGCGCGCCCCCGCCCGCGCGCGAGCGCGACGCCGCCACCGCCGCCGTCTCCGCCCTCGCCGCGCACGCCGGCGCCTGGGCCGTCCGCGTCCACGAGGTCCGCGCCACGGCGGACGCGGTACGCGTCGCCCGCGCCGTGGAACAGGCACGCACCCCCGCGGGCCCGGCGGACAGGCCCGCCGAAGGAGACCGGTGA